One region of Vitis vinifera cultivar Pinot Noir 40024 chromosome 1, ASM3070453v1 genomic DNA includes:
- the LOC100257582 gene encoding cyclin-SDS: MRPKRNRKKRNFESLPYNKKLRSKLPRRRRSQISPILYTTSNSNAVRTKSGLHAFPLRSSSSSYNSSRISSFLRKREFEEIGASGAVTRGNEKVRRITRSYYRQKQNERKLEIGDGGVEASESSCVESCSGADVRVSAEASSKFKRKNAENAKIIGGNENPEAVLRSEISSIQQIAGENLKSDARNIKKSSERKDNDVTTSVTSGVELSSEMKFQNASSPLGNRALESEISRSSRNYVDANFTISNSGSNSEQMPKGLVFDCDLCCSEYLSYDEVSDYSSSHEMLISEMQTDVLPENPELDFSDYTPSLFFESGSEFSERSEGDSTRSPTFSLFVQYNQQFSRLASRLDARVSSSLVQNEYRDEFTLLRFEDEDDEESYQRFRSRERKACLHDYGKEYCSKTEYGGLVAEQRLLMVHWILEQSAAKELQKETLFLGVNLLDRFLSKGFFKNKRSLQIVGIACLTLATRIEENQPYNSLRQKTFCIGNNVFNRREVIAMEWLVQEVLNFQCFMPTTYNFLWFYLKAARASAEVERMAKYLAVLALLDHEQLCYWRSTVAAGLVILASLAANQDASCQRVMETHVRTKDDDLPECIKSMEWLVKYVS; encoded by the exons ATGAGGCCCAAACGCAATCGAAAGAAGCGAAACTTCGAATCACTTCCATACAACAAGAAACTCCGGTCGAAGCTACCTCGCCGGAGACGATCTCAGATCTCTCCAATTTTGTACACGACTTCGAACTCGAATGCTGTCCGTACGAAATCTGGTTTACATGCTTTTCCATTGCGTTCAAGTTCTTCATCTTACAATTCGAGTAGAATTTCAAGTTTTCTGAGGAAGAGAGAGTTTGAGGAGATAGGAGCTTCTGGAGCAGTAACTCGAGGAAACGAGAAGGTCCGGAGAATTACTAGATCTTATTACCGACAGAAGCAGAATGAGAGAAAGTTGGAGATTGGAGACGGTGGTGTAGAAGCGTCTGAATCGTCCTGTGTGGAGTCCTGTTCTGGAGCAGATGTTCGAGTCTCTGCAGAGGCAAGTTCTAAGTTCAAGAGAAAAAATGCTGAAAATGCCAAAATAATTGGAGGAAACGAAAATCCGGAAGCAGTTCTGCGATCCGAGATTTCATCGATTCAACAAATCGCCGGTGAAAATTTGAAGTCCGATGCCAGAAACATCAAGAAATCTTCGGAAAGGAAAGACAACGACGTAACTACTTCAGTTACCTCTGGCGTGGAATTGTCTTCGGAAATGAAGTTTCAGAATGCGAGTTCACCTCTTGGAAACAGAGCTTTAGAATCTGAGATCTCGCGAAGTTCACGAAATTACGTCGATGCGAACTTCACTATTTCGAATTCTGGTTCAAATTCGGAACAGATGCCAAAGGGCTTAGTTTTTGACTGTGATCTTTGCTGCTCGGAGTATCTGTCATACGATGAGGTTTCAGATTATTCGTCCAGTCACGAGATGCTAATTTCCGAGATGCAAACGGATGTTCTCCCGGAAAATCCCGAACTAGATTTCTCCGATTACACTCCGTCTCTCTTCTTCGAGTCTGGAAGCGAATTCTCTGAGAGATCAGAGGGAGATTCGACTCGGTCACCCACTTTCTCGTTGTTTGTTCAGTATAATCAGCAATTTTCCAGATTAGCTTCTCGTCTTGATGCACGAGTTTCTTCATCACTCGTTCAAAACGAGTATCGAGATGAATTTACA TTGTTGAGGTTCGAAGACGAGGACGACGAAGAGAGCTACCAGAGGTTCAGAAGCAGAGAGAGAAAAGCGTGCCTACATGACTATGGCAAAGAATACTGCTCCAAGACGGAGTACGGCGGTCTCGTCGCCGAGCAGCGGTTATTGATGGTACACTGGATACTTGAG CAATCTGCCGCAAAGGAACTCCAGAAAGAGACCCTGTTTCTAGGAGTAAACCTCCTTGACCGATTCCTCAGTAAAGGATTCTTCAAGAACAAAAGGAGCCTTCAAATTGTCGGAATAGCATGTCTTACACTAGCCACGAGGATAGAAGAAAACCAGCCTTACAACAG CCTGCGGCAGAAGACATTTTGCATAGGAAACAATGTGTTTAACAGGCGTGAAGTGATAGCAATGGAATGGCTGGTGCAGGAAGTTCTCAATTTCCAGTGCTTCATGCCCACCACCTACAACTTTTTATG GTTCTACCTGAAAGCTGCAAGGGCGAGTGCGGAGGTGGAGAGGATGGCCAAGTACCTGGCAGTGCTAGCGCTGCTGGACCATGAGCAGCTGTGCTACTGGCGCTCAACTGTTGCGGCAGGGTTGGTCATCCTTGCTTCTCTAGCAGCCAATCAAGATGCATCCTGCCAACGGGTCATGGAG ACCCACGTAAGAACGAAAGATGATGATCTACCTGAGTGCATAAAG AGTATGGAGTGGTTGGTAAAGTACGTGTCCTAG
- the LOC100252458 gene encoding binding partner of ACD11 1 isoform X1: MLTSFSKHMYCSVQVDHIDPRIGVDHQSAFTPNWTITVSDIRTVKVSNISLAVTERDIKEFFSFSGDIQYVEMQREAEKTQLAYVTFKNSQGADTAVLLTGATIADLSVSITPVDNYQLPPGALPPSPEEKLHTTNSAVKKGEDVVSTMLAKGFVLGKDAINKAKAFDEQHHLVSNASATVASIDRKMGLSEKLSIGTAVVNEKVKEMDERYQVFEKTKSALAIAEQKASIAGSAIMNNHYVATGASWVSSALSMVTKAAEDVSVMTREKVGRAEEEKKEIIYREKMGFVNEYAQIHLDESPAGEPPIVPVDSVDDCKLGMI, translated from the exons ATGTTGACGAGCTTTAGCAAGCACATGTATTGCTCT GTCCAAGTGGACCATATTGATCCAAGGATTGGAGTGGATCACCAGTCGGCCTTTACACCAAACTGGACAATTACTGTTTCAGAT ATAAGAACAGTTAAAGTTAGCAACATCTCCTTGGCTGTCACTGAGAGGGATATTAAagaattcttttctttctctggtGATATACAATATGTTGAAATGCAAAG GGAGGCTGAAAAGACTCAGCTTGCATATGTCACCTTCAAGAATTCACAGGGAGCAGACACAGCTGTGCTCCTGACG GGAGCCACCATAGCTGATCTTTCTGTCTCTATAACACCTGTTGACAATTATCAGCTGCCTCCTGGAGCACTTCCACCTAGCCCG GAGGAAAAGCTGCACACTACCAATTCTGCTGTTAAGAAGGGTGAAGATGTGGTGAGCACCATGCTAGCCAAGGGCTTTGTTTTGGGAAAGGATGCTATCAACAAGGCAAAAGCCTTTGATGAGCAGCATCACCTGGTCTCAAATGCCTCTGCTACAGTTGCTTCCATCGACCGTAAGATGGGTCTGAGTGAGAAGCTAAGCATTGGAACAGCTGTGGTCAATGAGAAGGTTAAAGAGATGGATGAGCGATACCAAGTGTTTGAAAAGACAAAGTCTGCCCTTGCAATTGCAGAGCAGAAGGCAAGCATTGCAGGATCTGCTATCATGAATAACCATTATGTAGCCACAGGGGCTTCTTGGGTTTCAAGCGCATTAAGCATGGTTACAAAGGCAGCTGAGGATGTGAGTGTGATGACCAGGGAGAAGGTTGGAAGGGCCGAGGAGGAAAAAAAGGAGATCATTTACAGGGAAAAGATGGGGTTTGTTAACGAATACGCACAGATTCATCTTGATGAATCACCCGCTGGTGAGCCTCCAATAGTTCCTGTTGATTCAGTTGATGACTGTAAGCTTGGAATGATATGA
- the LOC100252458 gene encoding binding partner of ACD11 1 isoform X3, protein MLTSFSKHMYCSVQVDHIDPRIGVDHQSAFTPNWTITVSDIRTVKVSNISLAVTERDIKEFFSFSGDIQYVEMQREAEKTQLAYVTFKNSQGADTAVLLTEEKLHTTNSAVKKGEDVVSTMLAKGFVLGKDAINKAKAFDEQHHLVSNASATVASIDRKMGLSEKLSIGTAVVNEKVKEMDERYQVFEKTKSALAIAEQKASIAGSAIMNNHYVATGASWVSSALSMVTKAAEDVSVMTREKVGRAEEEKKEIIYREKMGFVNEYAQIHLDESPAGEPPIVPVDSVDDCKLGMI, encoded by the exons ATGTTGACGAGCTTTAGCAAGCACATGTATTGCTCT GTCCAAGTGGACCATATTGATCCAAGGATTGGAGTGGATCACCAGTCGGCCTTTACACCAAACTGGACAATTACTGTTTCAGAT ATAAGAACAGTTAAAGTTAGCAACATCTCCTTGGCTGTCACTGAGAGGGATATTAAagaattcttttctttctctggtGATATACAATATGTTGAAATGCAAAG GGAGGCTGAAAAGACTCAGCTTGCATATGTCACCTTCAAGAATTCACAGGGAGCAGACACAGCTGTGCTCCTGACG GAGGAAAAGCTGCACACTACCAATTCTGCTGTTAAGAAGGGTGAAGATGTGGTGAGCACCATGCTAGCCAAGGGCTTTGTTTTGGGAAAGGATGCTATCAACAAGGCAAAAGCCTTTGATGAGCAGCATCACCTGGTCTCAAATGCCTCTGCTACAGTTGCTTCCATCGACCGTAAGATGGGTCTGAGTGAGAAGCTAAGCATTGGAACAGCTGTGGTCAATGAGAAGGTTAAAGAGATGGATGAGCGATACCAAGTGTTTGAAAAGACAAAGTCTGCCCTTGCAATTGCAGAGCAGAAGGCAAGCATTGCAGGATCTGCTATCATGAATAACCATTATGTAGCCACAGGGGCTTCTTGGGTTTCAAGCGCATTAAGCATGGTTACAAAGGCAGCTGAGGATGTGAGTGTGATGACCAGGGAGAAGGTTGGAAGGGCCGAGGAGGAAAAAAAGGAGATCATTTACAGGGAAAAGATGGGGTTTGTTAACGAATACGCACAGATTCATCTTGATGAATCACCCGCTGGTGAGCCTCCAATAGTTCCTGTTGATTCAGTTGATGACTGTAAGCTTGGAATGATATGA
- the LOC100252458 gene encoding binding partner of ACD11 1 isoform X4, producing the protein MSVQVDHIDPRIGVDHQSAFTPNWTITVSDIRTVKVSNISLAVTERDIKEFFSFSGDIQYVEMQREAEKTQLAYVTFKNSQGADTAVLLTEEKLHTTNSAVKKGEDVVSTMLAKGFVLGKDAINKAKAFDEQHHLVSNASATVASIDRKMGLSEKLSIGTAVVNEKVKEMDERYQVFEKTKSALAIAEQKASIAGSAIMNNHYVATGASWVSSALSMVTKAAEDVSVMTREKVGRAEEEKKEIIYREKMGFVNEYAQIHLDESPAGEPPIVPVDSVDDCKLGMI; encoded by the exons ATGTCG GTCCAAGTGGACCATATTGATCCAAGGATTGGAGTGGATCACCAGTCGGCCTTTACACCAAACTGGACAATTACTGTTTCAGAT ATAAGAACAGTTAAAGTTAGCAACATCTCCTTGGCTGTCACTGAGAGGGATATTAAagaattcttttctttctctggtGATATACAATATGTTGAAATGCAAAG GGAGGCTGAAAAGACTCAGCTTGCATATGTCACCTTCAAGAATTCACAGGGAGCAGACACAGCTGTGCTCCTGACG GAGGAAAAGCTGCACACTACCAATTCTGCTGTTAAGAAGGGTGAAGATGTGGTGAGCACCATGCTAGCCAAGGGCTTTGTTTTGGGAAAGGATGCTATCAACAAGGCAAAAGCCTTTGATGAGCAGCATCACCTGGTCTCAAATGCCTCTGCTACAGTTGCTTCCATCGACCGTAAGATGGGTCTGAGTGAGAAGCTAAGCATTGGAACAGCTGTGGTCAATGAGAAGGTTAAAGAGATGGATGAGCGATACCAAGTGTTTGAAAAGACAAAGTCTGCCCTTGCAATTGCAGAGCAGAAGGCAAGCATTGCAGGATCTGCTATCATGAATAACCATTATGTAGCCACAGGGGCTTCTTGGGTTTCAAGCGCATTAAGCATGGTTACAAAGGCAGCTGAGGATGTGAGTGTGATGACCAGGGAGAAGGTTGGAAGGGCCGAGGAGGAAAAAAAGGAGATCATTTACAGGGAAAAGATGGGGTTTGTTAACGAATACGCACAGATTCATCTTGATGAATCACCCGCTGGTGAGCCTCCAATAGTTCCTGTTGATTCAGTTGATGACTGTAAGCTTGGAATGATATGA
- the LOC100252458 gene encoding binding partner of ACD11 1 isoform X6, with amino-acid sequence MSIRTVKVSNISLAVTERDIKEFFSFSGDIQYVEMQREAEKTQLAYVTFKNSQGADTAVLLTEEKLHTTNSAVKKGEDVVSTMLAKGFVLGKDAINKAKAFDEQHHLVSNASATVASIDRKMGLSEKLSIGTAVVNEKVKEMDERYQVFEKTKSALAIAEQKASIAGSAIMNNHYVATGASWVSSALSMVTKAAEDVSVMTREKVGRAEEEKKEIIYREKMGFVNEYAQIHLDESPAGEPPIVPVDSVDDCKLGMI; translated from the exons ATGTCG ATAAGAACAGTTAAAGTTAGCAACATCTCCTTGGCTGTCACTGAGAGGGATATTAAagaattcttttctttctctggtGATATACAATATGTTGAAATGCAAAG GGAGGCTGAAAAGACTCAGCTTGCATATGTCACCTTCAAGAATTCACAGGGAGCAGACACAGCTGTGCTCCTGACG GAGGAAAAGCTGCACACTACCAATTCTGCTGTTAAGAAGGGTGAAGATGTGGTGAGCACCATGCTAGCCAAGGGCTTTGTTTTGGGAAAGGATGCTATCAACAAGGCAAAAGCCTTTGATGAGCAGCATCACCTGGTCTCAAATGCCTCTGCTACAGTTGCTTCCATCGACCGTAAGATGGGTCTGAGTGAGAAGCTAAGCATTGGAACAGCTGTGGTCAATGAGAAGGTTAAAGAGATGGATGAGCGATACCAAGTGTTTGAAAAGACAAAGTCTGCCCTTGCAATTGCAGAGCAGAAGGCAAGCATTGCAGGATCTGCTATCATGAATAACCATTATGTAGCCACAGGGGCTTCTTGGGTTTCAAGCGCATTAAGCATGGTTACAAAGGCAGCTGAGGATGTGAGTGTGATGACCAGGGAGAAGGTTGGAAGGGCCGAGGAGGAAAAAAAGGAGATCATTTACAGGGAAAAGATGGGGTTTGTTAACGAATACGCACAGATTCATCTTGATGAATCACCCGCTGGTGAGCCTCCAATAGTTCCTGTTGATTCAGTTGATGACTGTAAGCTTGGAATGATATGA
- the LOC100252458 gene encoding binding partner of ACD11 1 isoform X5, with protein sequence MSIRTVKVSNISLAVTERDIKEFFSFSGDIQYVEMQREAEKTQLAYVTFKNSQGADTAVLLTGATIADLSVSITPVDNYQLPPGALPPSPEEKLHTTNSAVKKGEDVVSTMLAKGFVLGKDAINKAKAFDEQHHLVSNASATVASIDRKMGLSEKLSIGTAVVNEKVKEMDERYQVFEKTKSALAIAEQKASIAGSAIMNNHYVATGASWVSSALSMVTKAAEDVSVMTREKVGRAEEEKKEIIYREKMGFVNEYAQIHLDESPAGEPPIVPVDSVDDCKLGMI encoded by the exons ATGTCG ATAAGAACAGTTAAAGTTAGCAACATCTCCTTGGCTGTCACTGAGAGGGATATTAAagaattcttttctttctctggtGATATACAATATGTTGAAATGCAAAG GGAGGCTGAAAAGACTCAGCTTGCATATGTCACCTTCAAGAATTCACAGGGAGCAGACACAGCTGTGCTCCTGACG GGAGCCACCATAGCTGATCTTTCTGTCTCTATAACACCTGTTGACAATTATCAGCTGCCTCCTGGAGCACTTCCACCTAGCCCG GAGGAAAAGCTGCACACTACCAATTCTGCTGTTAAGAAGGGTGAAGATGTGGTGAGCACCATGCTAGCCAAGGGCTTTGTTTTGGGAAAGGATGCTATCAACAAGGCAAAAGCCTTTGATGAGCAGCATCACCTGGTCTCAAATGCCTCTGCTACAGTTGCTTCCATCGACCGTAAGATGGGTCTGAGTGAGAAGCTAAGCATTGGAACAGCTGTGGTCAATGAGAAGGTTAAAGAGATGGATGAGCGATACCAAGTGTTTGAAAAGACAAAGTCTGCCCTTGCAATTGCAGAGCAGAAGGCAAGCATTGCAGGATCTGCTATCATGAATAACCATTATGTAGCCACAGGGGCTTCTTGGGTTTCAAGCGCATTAAGCATGGTTACAAAGGCAGCTGAGGATGTGAGTGTGATGACCAGGGAGAAGGTTGGAAGGGCCGAGGAGGAAAAAAAGGAGATCATTTACAGGGAAAAGATGGGGTTTGTTAACGAATACGCACAGATTCATCTTGATGAATCACCCGCTGGTGAGCCTCCAATAGTTCCTGTTGATTCAGTTGATGACTGTAAGCTTGGAATGATATGA
- the LOC100252458 gene encoding binding partner of ACD11 1 isoform X2, with translation MSVQVDHIDPRIGVDHQSAFTPNWTITVSDIRTVKVSNISLAVTERDIKEFFSFSGDIQYVEMQREAEKTQLAYVTFKNSQGADTAVLLTGATIADLSVSITPVDNYQLPPGALPPSPEEKLHTTNSAVKKGEDVVSTMLAKGFVLGKDAINKAKAFDEQHHLVSNASATVASIDRKMGLSEKLSIGTAVVNEKVKEMDERYQVFEKTKSALAIAEQKASIAGSAIMNNHYVATGASWVSSALSMVTKAAEDVSVMTREKVGRAEEEKKEIIYREKMGFVNEYAQIHLDESPAGEPPIVPVDSVDDCKLGMI, from the exons ATGTCG GTCCAAGTGGACCATATTGATCCAAGGATTGGAGTGGATCACCAGTCGGCCTTTACACCAAACTGGACAATTACTGTTTCAGAT ATAAGAACAGTTAAAGTTAGCAACATCTCCTTGGCTGTCACTGAGAGGGATATTAAagaattcttttctttctctggtGATATACAATATGTTGAAATGCAAAG GGAGGCTGAAAAGACTCAGCTTGCATATGTCACCTTCAAGAATTCACAGGGAGCAGACACAGCTGTGCTCCTGACG GGAGCCACCATAGCTGATCTTTCTGTCTCTATAACACCTGTTGACAATTATCAGCTGCCTCCTGGAGCACTTCCACCTAGCCCG GAGGAAAAGCTGCACACTACCAATTCTGCTGTTAAGAAGGGTGAAGATGTGGTGAGCACCATGCTAGCCAAGGGCTTTGTTTTGGGAAAGGATGCTATCAACAAGGCAAAAGCCTTTGATGAGCAGCATCACCTGGTCTCAAATGCCTCTGCTACAGTTGCTTCCATCGACCGTAAGATGGGTCTGAGTGAGAAGCTAAGCATTGGAACAGCTGTGGTCAATGAGAAGGTTAAAGAGATGGATGAGCGATACCAAGTGTTTGAAAAGACAAAGTCTGCCCTTGCAATTGCAGAGCAGAAGGCAAGCATTGCAGGATCTGCTATCATGAATAACCATTATGTAGCCACAGGGGCTTCTTGGGTTTCAAGCGCATTAAGCATGGTTACAAAGGCAGCTGAGGATGTGAGTGTGATGACCAGGGAGAAGGTTGGAAGGGCCGAGGAGGAAAAAAAGGAGATCATTTACAGGGAAAAGATGGGGTTTGTTAACGAATACGCACAGATTCATCTTGATGAATCACCCGCTGGTGAGCCTCCAATAGTTCCTGTTGATTCAGTTGATGACTGTAAGCTTGGAATGATATGA
- the LOC100252458 gene encoding binding partner of ACD11 1 isoform X7 — MQREAEKTQLAYVTFKNSQGADTAVLLTGATIADLSVSITPVDNYQLPPGALPPSPEEKLHTTNSAVKKGEDVVSTMLAKGFVLGKDAINKAKAFDEQHHLVSNASATVASIDRKMGLSEKLSIGTAVVNEKVKEMDERYQVFEKTKSALAIAEQKASIAGSAIMNNHYVATGASWVSSALSMVTKAAEDVSVMTREKVGRAEEEKKEIIYREKMGFVNEYAQIHLDESPAGEPPIVPVDSVDDCKLGMI; from the exons ATGCAAAG GGAGGCTGAAAAGACTCAGCTTGCATATGTCACCTTCAAGAATTCACAGGGAGCAGACACAGCTGTGCTCCTGACG GGAGCCACCATAGCTGATCTTTCTGTCTCTATAACACCTGTTGACAATTATCAGCTGCCTCCTGGAGCACTTCCACCTAGCCCG GAGGAAAAGCTGCACACTACCAATTCTGCTGTTAAGAAGGGTGAAGATGTGGTGAGCACCATGCTAGCCAAGGGCTTTGTTTTGGGAAAGGATGCTATCAACAAGGCAAAAGCCTTTGATGAGCAGCATCACCTGGTCTCAAATGCCTCTGCTACAGTTGCTTCCATCGACCGTAAGATGGGTCTGAGTGAGAAGCTAAGCATTGGAACAGCTGTGGTCAATGAGAAGGTTAAAGAGATGGATGAGCGATACCAAGTGTTTGAAAAGACAAAGTCTGCCCTTGCAATTGCAGAGCAGAAGGCAAGCATTGCAGGATCTGCTATCATGAATAACCATTATGTAGCCACAGGGGCTTCTTGGGTTTCAAGCGCATTAAGCATGGTTACAAAGGCAGCTGAGGATGTGAGTGTGATGACCAGGGAGAAGGTTGGAAGGGCCGAGGAGGAAAAAAAGGAGATCATTTACAGGGAAAAGATGGGGTTTGTTAACGAATACGCACAGATTCATCTTGATGAATCACCCGCTGGTGAGCCTCCAATAGTTCCTGTTGATTCAGTTGATGACTGTAAGCTTGGAATGATATGA